One Jeotgalicoccus saudimassiliensis DNA window includes the following coding sequences:
- the ispD gene encoding 2-C-methyl-D-erythritol 4-phosphate cytidylyltransferase, with translation MKYTVIIPAAGMGARMGLGFNKVLLEIEGEPVIKRTVRQFTEDPDCEAIHLAVRAGETEVMAEMFSDNEKIAGIHLGGAERQDSIYNALVNVENADYVFVHDGARPFVTPEVLERLKDKVIETGAVICGVKTKDTLKRVIDGKVTETLIRDEVVAVHTPQAFEYRILKQAYAHAKARNLEVTDDSMMVEATGKEVYLVESTYDNIKITTSEDLQLAHMILKGK, from the coding sequence ATGAAATATACAGTAATTATTCCGGCCGCGGGAATGGGTGCCCGCATGGGGCTCGGATTTAACAAAGTGCTCCTGGAAATTGAAGGAGAACCCGTCATTAAACGCACTGTCAGACAGTTCACAGAAGACCCGGACTGCGAAGCGATTCACCTTGCAGTGAGAGCCGGGGAAACAGAAGTAATGGCTGAAATGTTTTCGGATAACGAGAAAATTGCCGGCATTCATCTCGGCGGTGCCGAACGTCAGGACAGCATTTATAATGCGCTGGTGAATGTTGAAAATGCCGATTATGTGTTTGTGCATGACGGTGCGAGACCGTTCGTCACACCGGAGGTGCTGGAACGTCTGAAAGATAAAGTCATTGAAACCGGTGCGGTGATATGCGGTGTTAAAACGAAAGATACACTGAAGCGCGTCATCGACGGCAAAGTAACAGAAACGCTGATTCGCGACGAGGTCGTTGCGGTGCATACACCGCAGGCATTTGAATACCGTATTTTAAAACAGGCGTATGCACATGCGAAAGCACGTAATCTCGAGGTGACGGATGACTCGATGATGGTTGAGGCGACGGGCAAAGAAGTCTACTTAGTCGAATCGACTTATGATAATATTAAAATAACGACAAGCGAAGATCTGCAGCTTGCGCATATGATTCTTAAAGGAAAGTAG
- the cysE gene encoding serine O-acetyltransferase, with protein MFQRVKEDLDMVLTLDPAAKNRFEAFFTYSGVHAVWAHLIAHWFYKKNFKVIARVISQLSRFVTGVEIHPGAKIGRRLFIDHGMGVVIGETCNIGNDVTIYQGVTLGGTGKEDHKRHPDIDDNVLIAAGAKVLGNIRVGESSNVGANSVVLKNVPPHSTVVGIPGHIVKQHGQRVRKHNNFDHRDIPDPLFEKLLELEKDINNFRREVGNEVKDGSHI; from the coding sequence ATGTTTCAGAGAGTGAAAGAAGATTTGGACATGGTACTGACACTGGATCCGGCAGCGAAAAACCGTTTCGAAGCGTTTTTTACGTACTCGGGTGTCCATGCGGTATGGGCGCATCTGATTGCACACTGGTTTTATAAAAAGAATTTTAAAGTGATTGCACGCGTGATTTCACAGCTGAGCAGGTTTGTGACAGGTGTGGAAATTCATCCGGGGGCCAAAATCGGCAGACGGCTGTTTATCGACCACGGTATGGGTGTCGTTATCGGTGAAACGTGTAACATCGGCAATGATGTGACGATATATCAGGGGGTAACACTCGGCGGAACGGGTAAAGAAGACCATAAACGCCATCCGGATATAGATGATAATGTCCTGATTGCAGCAGGTGCCAAAGTGCTCGGAAACATCCGCGTCGGAGAATCATCGAATGTCGGTGCGAACTCCGTCGTACTGAAAAATGTACCGCCTCACTCGACTGTAGTCGGCATACCGGGGCATATTGTGAAACAGCACGGACAGCGTGTCAGAAAACATAACAACTTTGACCACCGGGATATTCCGGATCCATTATTTGAGAAATTGCTTGAACTCGAAAAAGATATTAATAACTTCAGAAGAGAAGTTGGAAATGAGGTAAAAGATGGTTCGCATATATAA
- a CDS encoding anthranilate synthase component I family protein: MQPFNDFSKSAGSYRTLPLTESFYTDVLTPVHMFNALKDDALYILESQDPASEWSNYSFIGLDPFIDISETPDGFLMTDLDTDKTFSFNTLKEALDYAENYVDAYTESINLPFKGGAVGYVNYEAVQDLAGIKARSSTNSGNYHFVFTRTLIAYEHRAQKTSIVSFDSPERFESVKDTYNTLKTRIHSLKKRLRDSAHLEDLMLSRRQAENPKLTFTSNYKEADFKRDVDVIKEYISHGEIEQTVLSQRFDTETQCSGFELYRVLRNVNPSPYMFYLNFSDAELIGSSPERQLQVKDRTLEIHPIAGTRRRGNTPAEDAAIAEELLNDEKEVAEHEMLVELALDEFRKVSTEGSVEVSRYMTIGRFAEVMHIISIVNGTLREDVSPIEAFFNSFPAGTLTGAPKTRAMEIIRELEPDNRGLYGGCILYYGFDGNMDSCITIRTMILKDSTVSVQAGAGVVADSTPENEYQETINKASALFNAVNLAEEVFHS, from the coding sequence ATGCAGCCATTTAACGATTTTTCCAAGAGCGCGGGTTCTTACAGAACTTTGCCGCTGACTGAAAGCTTTTACACAGATGTGTTGACACCGGTTCATATGTTCAATGCTCTGAAGGACGATGCGCTATATATTTTAGAAAGTCAGGACCCTGCATCAGAATGGTCGAACTATTCATTTATCGGCCTGGATCCTTTTATCGATATCAGTGAAACACCGGACGGTTTTCTGATGACCGATCTCGACACTGATAAAACGTTCAGCTTTAACACTTTAAAAGAAGCGCTGGACTATGCTGAAAATTATGTCGATGCGTATACAGAAAGTATTAATCTGCCATTTAAAGGCGGCGCTGTCGGTTATGTGAACTACGAGGCGGTGCAGGATCTTGCAGGCATCAAAGCACGCAGCAGCACAAATTCCGGAAACTATCACTTCGTCTTTACCCGTACACTGATTGCGTACGAACACCGCGCACAGAAAACTTCTATTGTTTCGTTCGACAGTCCGGAACGTTTCGAAAGCGTTAAAGATACATATAACACTTTAAAGACACGGATTCATTCACTGAAAAAACGGCTGCGGGACAGCGCGCATCTCGAAGATCTGATGCTGTCGAGACGGCAGGCTGAAAATCCAAAGCTGACATTTACAAGTAACTATAAAGAAGCTGATTTCAAACGCGATGTCGACGTCATTAAAGAATACATCAGCCATGGTGAAATAGAACAGACGGTATTATCGCAGCGTTTTGATACTGAAACACAGTGCTCCGGATTCGAATTGTACCGCGTCCTGAGAAACGTTAATCCGTCCCCATATATGTTTTACCTGAATTTCTCAGACGCAGAACTGATAGGCAGTTCGCCGGAGCGACAGCTGCAGGTAAAAGACAGAACACTTGAAATCCACCCGATTGCCGGCACGAGACGACGCGGCAATACTCCTGCAGAAGATGCAGCAATTGCCGAAGAGCTGCTGAACGACGAAAAAGAAGTTGCCGAGCACGAAATGCTCGTCGAACTTGCTCTAGACGAATTCCGAAAAGTTTCCACAGAGGGCAGCGTTGAAGTCAGCCGTTACATGACCATCGGCAGATTCGCTGAAGTCATGCATATAATAAGCATCGTCAACGGGACACTCCGCGAAGATGTGTCGCCGATTGAAGCATTCTTCAATTCATTCCCGGCAGGCACTTTAACCGGCGCACCGAAAACACGCGCGATGGAAATCATCCGGGAACTTGAGCCGGATAACCGGGGCCTGTACGGCGGCTGCATTCTGTATTACGGTTTTGACGGCAATATGGATTCGTGTATTACTATCCGCACGATGATTCTAAAAGACAGCACCGTCAGTGTTCAGGCCGGTGCGGGCGTCGTTGCCGATTCCACTCCGGAAAACGAATATCAGGAAACAATCAACAAAGCGAGTGCACTGTTTAATGCCGTCAACCTTGCTGAAGAAGTGTTCCATTCATAA
- the radA gene encoding DNA repair protein RadA has protein sequence MAKPKVSFECMACGYETPKWMGKCPNCGAWNQLEEKIVHKESAPGRGTLGKTPADDRSRASKLTTIKKQDTPRTTTRSGEFDRVLGGGIVNGSLILIGGDPGIGKSTILLQTALILAENHHVLYVSGEESLEQIKMRADRITDKPSDLAVFCETNLLYIHDEIKRQKPDFLIIDSIQTVFHPDVTSAPGSVAQVRESTQSIMNIAKGNNIATFIVGHVTKDGQIAGPRLLEHMVDTVLYFEGDQHHTYRILRAVKNRFGSTNEMGIFEMKAKGLEEVLNPSEIFLEERSKNAPGSAIVATMEGTRAMLVEVQSLVTPTHFHNPRRMATGVDTNRLSLLMAVLEKSEGLLMQQHDAYIKVAGGVKLDEPAVDLSVIISIASSFQNIAVRGDDCFIGEVGLTGEIRRVTKIEQRLQEAAKLGFKRAIVPASNLSGVEVPAGIEAIGVKTLKQAIKHAQHKD, from the coding sequence ATGGCAAAACCAAAAGTATCGTTTGAATGTATGGCCTGCGGTTATGAGACGCCGAAGTGGATGGGGAAATGTCCGAACTGCGGCGCCTGGAACCAGCTTGAAGAGAAAATTGTACATAAGGAATCGGCGCCGGGCCGTGGAACCCTCGGTAAAACACCTGCCGACGACCGGTCGCGGGCATCGAAGCTGACGACTATAAAAAAACAGGACACACCGCGTACGACGACGCGCTCAGGAGAGTTTGACAGGGTGCTTGGCGGCGGTATCGTCAACGGTTCCCTGATTTTAATCGGCGGGGATCCCGGTATCGGGAAATCGACAATACTGCTTCAGACGGCTCTGATTTTAGCGGAAAATCATCACGTGCTTTACGTTTCGGGTGAGGAATCGCTCGAACAGATTAAAATGCGTGCAGACCGTATCACGGACAAGCCGTCCGATCTGGCGGTATTTTGTGAAACGAACCTGTTGTATATCCACGATGAAATTAAGCGCCAGAAGCCGGACTTTTTAATTATCGACTCGATTCAGACGGTTTTCCATCCGGATGTGACGAGTGCACCGGGAAGCGTGGCGCAGGTGAGAGAAAGTACGCAATCCATTATGAATATTGCGAAGGGTAATAACATCGCAACGTTTATCGTCGGACACGTGACAAAAGACGGCCAGATTGCCGGACCGCGTCTCCTCGAACATATGGTGGATACTGTACTGTACTTTGAAGGTGACCAGCACCATACTTACCGTATACTCCGCGCAGTAAAAAACCGTTTCGGTTCGACGAATGAGATGGGTATTTTTGAAATGAAAGCCAAAGGGCTTGAAGAAGTATTAAACCCGTCGGAAATTTTCCTTGAGGAACGTTCGAAAAATGCACCGGGCTCGGCAATCGTTGCCACGATGGAAGGAACCCGTGCAATGCTCGTTGAAGTGCAGTCGCTCGTTACGCCGACGCATTTCCATAACCCGAGACGCATGGCGACCGGAGTGGACACCAACAGACTGTCGCTGTTAATGGCAGTGCTTGAAAAATCGGAAGGGCTGCTCATGCAGCAGCATGATGCGTATATTAAAGTCGCCGGCGGAGTAAAACTCGATGAGCCGGCTGTTGATTTAAGTGTCATTATCAGTATTGCATCGAGCTTCCAGAATATTGCCGTACGCGGTGATGACTGCTTTATCGGGGAAGTGGGGCTGACAGGTGAAATCAGACGGGTGACGAAAATCGAACAGCGTCTGCAGGAAGCTGCGAAGCTCGGTTTTAAACGCGCGATTGTGCCTGCTTCCAATTTGAGTGGTGTGGAAGTGCCTGCCGGCATTGAAGCGATTGGTGTAAAAACACTGAAACAGGCAATTAAACACGCACAGCATAAAGACTAA
- a CDS encoding PIN/TRAM domain-containing protein produces MLKYLLYVVYILVGISLGVWLIPELQILLPFEVPRIFNNMLISGTLGVLLFFLLFGWTLTHAHNFLKKSEGYLLSRSLVEIVFATLGMVLGLVIAVLISLLINTLDIPLIGEIVPIVFAVVLGYLGFMIGLRKFSEVLDFFPRASQKAKLDGTQPALKKFIDTSVIIDGRIIDVVDTGFLEGEIIIPQFVLDELQLIADATDPVKREKGQRGLDMLNALQEKSDNVRIEPVSYDKLDVDQQLIDIAKREKGAILTTDYNLNKICQLHDIPVLNVNALSGAIKTVVVQGDAFELFVSKTGKEENQGVGYLDDGTMVVVENGENLINQMVPVIVTSVLQTNSGRIVFAKLEKNK; encoded by the coding sequence ATGCTCAAATATTTACTGTATGTAGTTTACATACTGGTCGGCATCTCACTCGGGGTATGGCTGATTCCGGAACTGCAGATTCTGCTGCCTTTTGAAGTGCCGAGGATATTCAATAACATGCTGATAAGCGGCACGCTCGGTGTTCTGCTGTTTTTCCTGCTGTTTGGCTGGACGCTGACGCACGCCCATAATTTTCTGAAGAAAAGTGAAGGTTACCTGCTGTCGAGAAGTCTTGTCGAAATCGTTTTCGCCACACTTGGAATGGTACTGGGACTCGTAATCGCTGTCTTAATATCTCTTTTAATCAATACACTGGACATTCCATTAATTGGCGAAATCGTACCGATTGTGTTTGCGGTTGTGCTCGGTTATTTAGGATTTATGATCGGCCTCCGAAAATTCAGCGAAGTGCTCGATTTTTTTCCGAGAGCTTCCCAGAAAGCAAAGCTTGACGGCACGCAGCCGGCACTGAAGAAGTTTATCGATACGAGTGTTATTATCGACGGGCGCATTATCGACGTTGTCGATACGGGGTTCCTTGAAGGTGAAATTATTATTCCGCAGTTTGTGCTCGATGAACTGCAGCTGATTGCAGATGCAACCGACCCGGTGAAACGCGAGAAGGGTCAGCGCGGTCTGGACATGCTGAATGCACTGCAGGAAAAAAGTGATAACGTACGCATTGAGCCTGTATCTTATGACAAGCTCGATGTCGATCAGCAGCTGATCGATATTGCGAAGAGAGAGAAGGGTGCAATTTTAACGACGGATTATAATCTGAACAAAATATGCCAGCTTCACGATATTCCTGTACTTAACGTCAATGCACTGAGCGGCGCGATAAAAACTGTCGTCGTCCAGGGGGATGCTTTCGAACTGTTTGTCTCGAAAACAGGAAAAGAGGAAAACCAGGGTGTCGGTTATCTCGATGACGGTACCATGGTCGTAGTCGAGAACGGCGAAAACTTAATTAATCAAATGGTGCCTGTCATCGTGACAAGCGTACTGCAGACGAATTCGGGACGAATCGTCTTTGCGAAACTGGAGAAGAACAAATGA
- the gltX gene encoding glutamate--tRNA ligase produces MMSKVRVRYAPSPTGFLHIGNARAALFNYLFARHHGGDFIIRIEDTDKARHVDEGEESQLNYLKWLGIEWDESVDVGGDYGPYRQSERGDIYAPYIQKLLDNNLAYRCYMTSEELEAEREEQLKNGQTPMYGGKHANLTAEQEEAFKAEGREPSIRLRVPKDKTYTFNDMVKGDVSFDSNGFGDWVIVKKDGVPTYNFAVVIDDHEMEITHVLRGDDHISNTPKQMMVYELLDLPLPAFGHTALIVNEEKKKLSKRDASIIQFIEQYEALGYLPDAMFNFIALLGWSPEGEEEIFTKEELIANFDENRLSKASAFFDNQKLMWINNQYMKQKNSEEIFEMALPFLKEAGRISENPDETELDWARKLVQLYQPQMSYAAEITALSEQFFKDHVEFDEEASEVLRQEHIPELMTALFEHFTALEDFSPEGIKAEIKAVQKATGIKGKKLFMPIRVAATGETKGPELPDAISLIGKETVLERIKRLI; encoded by the coding sequence ATAATGAGTAAAGTAAGAGTGAGATACGCACCAAGTCCGACCGGATTCCTGCACATCGGTAACGCACGTGCAGCACTGTTTAACTATTTATTCGCACGCCATCACGGCGGAGACTTCATCATCCGGATTGAGGATACAGACAAGGCAAGACACGTTGATGAAGGAGAGGAGTCTCAGCTGAACTACTTGAAGTGGCTCGGTATTGAGTGGGATGAAAGCGTCGACGTCGGAGGGGATTACGGCCCGTACCGTCAGTCTGAGCGCGGAGATATTTATGCACCATACATTCAAAAATTACTGGATAACAACCTGGCATACCGCTGCTATATGACGTCTGAGGAGCTTGAAGCTGAAAGGGAAGAACAGCTTAAAAACGGACAGACACCGATGTACGGAGGCAAACATGCGAACCTGACAGCTGAACAGGAAGAAGCATTCAAAGCCGAAGGCAGAGAACCGTCGATCCGTCTCCGTGTGCCGAAAGATAAGACGTACACATTCAACGATATGGTTAAAGGCGACGTATCGTTTGATTCAAACGGTTTCGGCGACTGGGTTATCGTGAAAAAAGACGGTGTGCCGACATACAACTTTGCTGTTGTAATCGATGATCATGAAATGGAAATCACCCACGTACTTCGCGGTGACGACCATATTTCAAACACACCGAAACAGATGATGGTTTACGAACTGCTTGATCTGCCGCTGCCGGCATTCGGCCATACGGCATTAATCGTTAACGAAGAGAAGAAAAAATTATCAAAACGCGACGCTTCAATCATTCAGTTCATCGAACAGTATGAAGCGCTCGGCTATCTGCCGGATGCGATGTTTAACTTTATCGCGCTGCTCGGCTGGTCTCCGGAAGGTGAAGAGGAAATTTTCACTAAGGAAGAACTGATAGCGAATTTTGATGAAAACAGATTGTCAAAAGCGTCTGCGTTTTTCGATAATCAGAAATTAATGTGGATTAACAACCAGTACATGAAACAGAAAAATTCTGAAGAAATTTTCGAGATGGCACTGCCGTTCCTGAAAGAGGCGGGCAGAATTTCAGAAAACCCGGATGAGACTGAACTGGACTGGGCGCGTAAGCTTGTGCAGCTGTATCAGCCGCAGATGAGCTACGCTGCTGAAATTACAGCACTTTCTGAGCAGTTCTTTAAAGATCACGTGGAGTTTGATGAGGAAGCATCGGAAGTGCTTCGTCAGGAACATATTCCTGAACTGATGACTGCACTTTTCGAACATTTCACAGCACTTGAAGACTTCTCTCCTGAAGGTATTAAAGCAGAGATTAAAGCTGTACAGAAAGCAACGGGTATTAAAGGCAAGAAATTATTTATGCCGATCCGCGTTGCAGCAACGGGCGAAACGAAAGGTCCTGAACTGCCGGATGCCATTTCATTAATCGGCAAAGAGACAGTGCTTGAACGCATTAAGCGCCTGATCTAG
- the ispF gene encoding 2-C-methyl-D-erythritol 2,4-cyclodiphosphate synthase yields the protein MRIGHGYDVHAFDASRPLILGGMEIPHDFGLKGHSDADVLLHTITDSILGALALGDIGKFFPDTDEKFKDADSRVLLGEVVAMMHEKGYEIGNIDAVVIAERPKLRGYIDDMRENVAALLKTDMSNVNIKATTSEKLGFTGREEGIASEAVVLLQKQEAK from the coding sequence ATGAGGATCGGTCACGGTTATGATGTGCATGCATTTGATGCATCCCGTCCGCTTATTTTAGGCGGTATGGAAATTCCCCACGACTTCGGGTTAAAAGGGCATTCCGATGCGGATGTGCTGCTGCATACAATTACAGATTCAATACTGGGTGCACTGGCGCTCGGTGACATCGGGAAGTTTTTCCCGGATACAGACGAGAAATTTAAAGATGCGGATTCGCGTGTGCTGCTCGGTGAAGTAGTCGCAATGATGCATGAAAAAGGTTATGAAATCGGCAATATCGATGCAGTTGTGATTGCTGAAAGGCCGAAATTAAGAGGGTATATTGACGACATGCGCGAAAATGTTGCAGCGCTTTTGAAGACGGATATGTCAAATGTTAATATTAAGGCAACAACATCTGAAAAACTGGGGTTTACAGGCAGAGAAGAAGGCATCGCGAGTGAAGCGGTCGTCTTACTTCAAAAACAGGAGGCAAAATAA
- a CDS encoding Mini-ribonuclease 3, which translates to MDKFNTDTVPSLSLAFLGDAVYAVHIREYLIRNKPYLKPDVLHREANKLVSARAQSDALHFLKNLELLSEEEWDIAKKARNKSSATRAKNASIKEYRNASGLEALIGHLELTGNKARITELMEQIIKNGSEVQ; encoded by the coding sequence GTGGATAAATTTAATACGGATACAGTGCCGTCGCTGTCCCTGGCATTTTTAGGTGATGCAGTATACGCTGTGCACATCCGCGAATATTTAATCAGGAACAAACCATATTTAAAGCCGGATGTGCTGCACAGGGAAGCGAACAAGCTGGTCAGTGCGCGGGCACAGTCGGATGCACTGCACTTTTTAAAAAACTTGGAACTGCTGAGTGAAGAGGAATGGGATATTGCGAAAAAAGCGCGCAACAAATCGAGTGCCACACGTGCCAAAAACGCTTCGATTAAAGAGTACCGGAACGCTTCCGGACTCGAGGCGCTGATCGGTCACCTTGAACTGACGGGGAACAAAGCGCGTATTACAGAGCTGATGGAACAAATTATTAAGAACGGGAGTGAAGTGCAATGA
- the cysS gene encoding cysteine--tRNA ligase — MVRIYNTITRQKEEFKPLEEGKVSMYVCGPTVYNYIHIGNARPAIAFDTVRRYLEYKGYEVKYVSNFTDVDDKLIKASKELGETVPEIAERFIEAFFEDTGALNVKKADVHPRVMNHMPDIVEFIKVLIDKGHAYESDGDVYFRTRSFDGYGKLSQQSVDDLKVGARIDAGDKKQDPLDFALWKQAKDGEISWDSPWGKGRPGWHIECSVMAREHLGNTIDIHAGGQDLTFPHHENEIAQSECMTDETFANYWMHNGYINIDNTKMSKSLGNFILVHDIIKEIEPNVLRYFMVSVHYRNPINYNRELVDAARNGLMRIQDSYHQAAERLEKAVGTETDDKILAKIDGNIKLLEKHMDDDFNTANAIAAWHEITGELNKYLRQPSTAKEVLEKFMGAFETYSEILGVSLDRKELLLDEDIEALIEEREAARKNKDFARADEIRDNLKAEGIVLEDTKDGVRFKRG; from the coding sequence ATGGTTCGCATATATAATACGATTACGAGACAAAAGGAAGAATTTAAGCCGCTTGAAGAAGGTAAAGTAAGCATGTACGTCTGCGGCCCGACAGTTTATAACTATATTCATATCGGTAACGCACGTCCTGCGATTGCATTTGACACGGTCCGCCGCTATCTGGAGTACAAAGGCTACGAAGTGAAGTACGTATCGAATTTTACGGATGTCGATGACAAGCTGATCAAAGCTTCCAAAGAACTTGGTGAAACTGTTCCTGAAATTGCGGAACGTTTTATCGAAGCATTCTTTGAAGATACAGGCGCACTTAACGTTAAAAAAGCGGATGTGCACCCGAGAGTGATGAATCATATGCCGGACATTGTCGAATTTATTAAAGTGCTTATCGACAAAGGTCACGCTTACGAATCGGATGGCGATGTATACTTCAGAACGCGCTCATTTGACGGCTACGGTAAATTATCGCAGCAGTCGGTGGATGATCTGAAAGTCGGTGCGCGCATCGATGCAGGCGACAAGAAGCAGGACCCGCTCGATTTCGCATTGTGGAAACAGGCAAAAGACGGGGAAATCAGCTGGGACTCACCGTGGGGCAAGGGACGCCCGGGCTGGCATATCGAGTGCAGTGTCATGGCGCGTGAACACCTCGGCAATACGATAGATATTCATGCCGGCGGACAGGACCTGACATTCCCGCACCACGAAAACGAAATTGCGCAGAGTGAATGTATGACGGATGAAACTTTTGCGAATTACTGGATGCATAACGGCTATATTAATATCGATAATACGAAGATGTCGAAATCACTCGGCAACTTTATACTGGTGCACGATATTATTAAGGAAATCGAGCCGAATGTACTGCGCTACTTTATGGTGAGCGTACATTACCGCAACCCGATCAACTATAACCGCGAACTTGTGGATGCGGCGCGGAACGGCCTGATGCGCATCCAGGACAGCTATCACCAGGCGGCAGAACGTCTTGAAAAAGCAGTCGGTACAGAAACAGACGATAAAATTCTCGCTAAAATTGACGGCAACATTAAATTACTTGAAAAACACATGGATGATGACTTCAATACAGCAAATGCCATTGCAGCCTGGCACGAAATCACAGGCGAACTGAACAAGTATCTGCGTCAGCCTTCAACGGCAAAAGAAGTGCTTGAAAAATTCATGGGGGCATTTGAGACGTACTCGGAAATTCTCGGGGTCAGCCTCGACAGAAAAGAACTGCTGCTGGATGAAGACATCGAAGCACTGATTGAAGAACGTGAAGCAGCACGTAAAAATAAAGATTTCGCACGTGCAGATGAAATACGCGACAACTTAAAAGCAGAAGGTATAGTACTTGAAGATACGAAAGACGGCGTGAGGTTTAAACGTGGATAA